The DNA region TCATGGCGTCCCCGGCAACGCCCCGCTTTCGAACGTGCGACCTTTCGCCGACGGCCTGGCGGCGCAACCGCTGGTCCAGGCCCTGCTCTGGGGCGCGGGCCTTGCCGTACTGGTCCTTTTGCTGCGTCGAGAGCGCCGCACGCAGCAGCTGCTCATGTTTGGTTTCTACTGCTGCTGCGGGCTCTCCTTCATGGCCAAGGGTATTCCGGGGTTTGCGCTGCCGGGGCTCGTGGCGCTGCTGTACTTGCTCGTGACGGGCCGGTGGGACCTGCTCCTTAGCGGACGCCTGCGTGTCGGCGCAGGCGCTCTGACCGTCGCGGTGGTGGGCGCGCCTTGGTTCGTGGCCATGTACATCCGTCACGGTCCACCGTTTCTGGATCGGCTTCTGATCCACGACCACCTCAACCGCCTTGCCACCGGCGTGCACGGCGACAAGGGCACGATCCAGTACTTTGTCGAACAGCTGGGTGTCGGCATGTTCCCGTGGGTCGCGCTCGCACCCGCAGCGCTCTCGCTGTGGCTTGTGCCGCAACCTCTGGCGCTGCACGAGGGCCGGCGGGGACTGCGGCAGAGCCAAACGCTGCAGGTGGTGGTGCTGTGGTTCGTTGCTGCCTTCAGCCTCTTCAGCGCCATGATCACGAAGTTCCATCACTACATCTTTCCAGTGGTGCCGCCCGCGGCCATGGCGATCGGCGTATTGCTGGATCGGCTCTTGGATCTTCCCAGGGGGTCAGCGTGGCGCGCCAATGTGGGGCTCGTGACCGCCGGCTTGGCAGCGGTTGCGCTGCTGCTGGGCGTGGCAGGTGTGCGCGGTGACGTGCGCGGCGTGCTGCCTCCGGACGTGGGCCTCGGTGAACAACCACACTGGGCGCTCGACGCTCCGTGGCCGTGGCCCCTGTGTGCGGGGCTGCTGGCCCTCGGGCTAGGCCTGGCGCTTGCCGGTCACAGGCTGCTGCGGCCTGCTCGACAGGCCGCTCCGAGCGGGCCGGCATCCGACGCGGCGCCGGCGTCGGAGCTCGGAGTAAAGACAGCTCACGGCACCGAATCGAACGGATCGAGTGAACCGAACGAACCGAACGAGACGCGGGAGCACCGGGTCCAGGCGTCCGTGGACGTGGCGTCCGAAACGCCCGGCCCTCGAGCGACACAGCCCAGACCACGGCGTTCCGAGCGAGCGATCAGCGCCGCGGTCGCCTGCGGTGCGTGTGTGTGCGCGTTTGTGGGGCGCGATCTTTCCTGGGCCAGCGGGACACGACCCGTCGGCTACGAGCGGTTGATTCATCTGTTTGTCTACAACTACGGCCGGCCTTGGCCGGAGCAGTTCGACTACCGCGCGATGCTAACGGGCTTTGCAGTGGTCGCGACCCTCTGGGCTGCGAGCATGGCCCTGCGGGGGCTGCGCCCAGTGGCGATCGGCGGTCTGTTCGGCGTTGCGCTCGCGTTCACGATCTGGTGTCTGGATGTGTACCTGATCGACCTGTCCCCACATTGGAGCCAGCGCCAGCTCATGAAACGCTATTACAGCGAGCGCGTGGGCCCGGGCGAGCCTCTGGTTGCCTGGCAGATGAACTGGAAGGGCGAAAACCTCTACACGGGCAACCGCGCAGCGGTCTTCATGGACCTCGACAACGCGAAAGTGAAACACTGGATGGACGAACGGCGAGGCACCAGAGCGTTCTTCGTCCTGGAGCACTCCAGGATGCGGGCTTTTCGCCGGCTCATGGGTCAACGCGCCGTGACCGAGCTGACTACGAGGCGCGATAACAACAAGTTCGTGCTCGTGTCCGCGCGGCTGTGAGAAGTCCGGATCGTGATACCAGCAGATGTCGGTTGGGGATCGGTGCGGTTGCGTGCGCGCACCGGCCTACGCAGGACGGCGAAAGACGGTCGCGGCGACCGGGAGTGTGGACCTGCGGTGTGCTTGAAACCCGGAAGCTTTCTGGTATTTTCGAGCTTTCTCGGAAACCGCACCGGGCGGGGCTCCCCATAGCTGGAGCTGGTTCCTGCATGGAACTGGACATTTATCCAGATATGGGGTACGCTGTGATACCCGTGGTAAAAAAGACGACACACGCCACCCTGTATGCCCTGTTCGAGCTGGCGCGAGCCGATCGGCCAGCACAGGCAGGTGTCATCGCTGAGGCCATTGGTTCCACGCCCTCGGTCGTTGCGCGGGCTCTGGTAGAGCTCGAGCAGGAAGGTCTGGTGGACGCGACCCGTGCTCGGTTGACCATGCGAGGGCTGGCAGTGGCCGCGGCGCTTGAAAACGACGCGAAGCCGCCTCGATTGGATATTCCCGAGCCGCGCGGCGCCCGCAACGCGTCGGCTCGCCGCGGTAGATCTTCGCCGCCGATTCCGACCGCCGAGCGCCGCGTGCGCGCGCGCGCAGCGTCGAGCTGCTCGCGTCCCCCGGGCAAGATGACGCCCTGCGAGTAGGGGCCCTGCACAAAAACGAGCTCGAAGTTGGTGGCCGATGCGGGCTAACATCGCGACCATGCCCTGCCGCGCTCTCTCCCTTGCGCTTGCGTTCGCGGTGATGACGCTCGGTGCGCTGCCAGCGCAGGCTTCCCGCAGGTATCCCCGGCGCTACGCAGCGCGACCCCTCGTGTTGCCGTCTCGTGTGCTTCGCTTCGATGGCCAGCTCGCCTGGATGGTTCGAAGCAGCCGCGATCGGGTGGGGCTCGATCTGGGGCTGGGGCTCGGAGTGAGCCAGGATCTGGAGCTTGGCGGCCTGTTGCTGCCCGTCGTTCTCGAGCCGCAAACGCAATACGGCCAGCCCTTCGTATACGGCCTGTACCGGCTGGCTCGCGGTGGAGCGCAGGCGGGCCTGCTCGCAGGCCTGTGGCTTCCGGCGACCGGTGTGGCCACCCGGTTGACGCTCGGGCCTCCGCTTCGGGTGCGCGTGGGATCGAGCGTGCGGGTCGATCTGGCCGCCCTGCTCGATATCGGCCTGGGTCGCGGGCAGGGCTCCGGCTTGCGCATGCCGGGCGCTCTGGCCTTGCAGCTCGGCTCCAGTACGTTCGTGGGTCCCGAGTGGGAGCTTCGCTTTCTCGAGTTCGAGCGCGCGCAGGCGGGCGCTGGTCTGCTCTTGGGCGCGACACTTGGTGAGCCCAAACGGGTCGCCGGAGATGTCACTTTCCGACTCTGGGCACCCGATGCGAGCTCGAGGTTGCGAGCGATCGACCTCAGGTTCGGCCTGAACCTGTTCTTCGACGTGTGAGGTGTCGGGTCCTAACGGCCGCGACGCAGGTTAAGTTGTCCGACGGCCGCGCCGTTAGGTGCAGGCAGTACTCCACCGCTGGAGACTATGGTGCACGCGGCCCACGACGCCACAGTATCAAGCGACCGCCCCACCGCTCTGCTCGCGGCACAGATCGTACAGGCTGCAGTGAAACCGGACGTGACGGCCGCCGAGCTGGGCAGCCTGTGCGCTAGCGACCCCGGGTTTGTGGTGCGCCTGCTGTCGCTCGTCAACTGCGCCGCCTACGGCGTTAGCCGCCGGATCACCGACGCTCAGCATGCGGTCAGCCTGCTGGGCGTGCGCAGTCTCAGGAACCTGGCGCTCAGCCTGTGCGTTTCCGACCTGACCCCTCGGGGCAGCGATGGCGATGCGCTGCTTGCGGTGTGCCTGCGGCGGGCAGTAGCCGCGCGCCTGCTGGCCGAGCGCATGGGCAAACGCCCTCCCGAGGAGTATTTTACCGTCGGCCTTCTGCTCGAGTGCGGCCTGTTGGTGCGTGCGCGCACGGATCTTGGCGCGGCGGCCGAAGCGGCTCGTGCACCCGCACGCGCGCGCCTGATGTACGAGCGGGCGGCGGGAGCGGCCGAGCATCCAGCGCTGGGCGTGCAGCTGGCGCAATCCTTGGGGCTCGCCGAGCCGATGGTGGCCGCCATCGCGCACCACCACGACGAGCAGCCCCCCGAGGGCGAGCTCGCCCTGGTGGGCTGGCTTGCTGAGCAGGTTTCGGCGGTGTTCGAAGGCGGGGACGTCTCCACGGGCCGCAGCCTGGCCCGCGAGGCAGCAGCGGCCGCGGGGCTGGCCGAGGGCGTGGTCGACGAGGTGCTCAACGAGCTGCCACCCATGCTGAGCGAAGCCGGACGGGAGTTCGCGCGCGATGTGGGCCCGCTCGTGGATATCGACACGCTGCTGCGCGACGCCAACGCCGCCCTCGTCGCGATGAACCAAAACTACCAGCAGCTGGTGACCAAGCTGGAACGCCTGGTGCAGGAGAAGCAGGAGCTCGCGCAAGAGCTGAAGAACGCCAACGAGCGTCTCTCCCACATGGCCGCCACCGACCCGCTCACGGGGCTCGCCAACCACCGCGCGTTCCAGGACGCGCTCGAGCGTGACCTCGCGCGTGCCGACCGCGAAGACACCCCGCTCACGCTGGTGCTTGTGGACGCCGATCACTTCAAGCGCGTCAACGATTCGTACGGGCATCCGGTGGGCGACGAGGTGCTCAAGGTGATCGGGGGGATCCTGCAACAGGCCGTGCGCGCCAGCGATGTCGCGGCCCGCGTCGGTGGCGAAGAGTTTGCCCTGATTCTGCCCGGCACGGGGTCGCAGGGCGGGCGCACCGTGGCCGAGCGGGTGCGCATGGCGATCCAGGCGGCCAACATGAGCTCCCCGAAAGGACCGTTCAGGATGACTGCCAGCCTGGGGCTTGCCACGATCCAAGGCCGGGGCTGCAGGGCGCTCAAGGCCAAGCTCTGCGACGACGCGGACAGGGCCTTGTATGCGTCCAAGAACGGCGGTCGCAACCGCGTGACGGTCGCTCGATGAGCGAGCGCGCCGTCGCTGCCTACGACCCGCAGGTATTCGACGCGGCCGTGCGCATACT from Pseudomonadota bacterium includes:
- a CDS encoding glycosyltransferase family 39 protein codes for the protein MRVRRAQRRTLACAFVSAAAAFATLLMMSNVQQLPHGTLWGSLAVLVSVGALLGALRLPGKLTDATPGFLTALFGQRPGEPVWRSPALAFPAACVVFAAPVLLLGADGVAWGARLAALPLAVSALRRPGLLVFVAALVLYLPRLGDFGLWDPWETHYGEVSREILSRDDWLSLWWVQDRWFWSKPILIFWSEALVWGASGVDFRPDANPEYLEWVIRLPVFLMATSALLAVYAAVAKIFNPRAGLLAALVLATMPYYFFLAHQAITDMPFVAGMTGAVCLFLLAVNTAPEREVQSYRFWRCSVSGQHAVLGALCALVLPQGLYLASRNVSLIEGPLFAWHRDEFLAGSAGNHGVPGNAPLSNVRPFADGLAAQPLVQALLWGAGLAVLVLLLRRERRTQQLLMFGFYCCCGLSFMAKGIPGFALPGLVALLYLLVTGRWDLLLSGRLRVGAGALTVAVVGAPWFVAMYIRHGPPFLDRLLIHDHLNRLATGVHGDKGTIQYFVEQLGVGMFPWVALAPAALSLWLVPQPLALHEGRRGLRQSQTLQVVVLWFVAAFSLFSAMITKFHHYIFPVVPPAAMAIGVLLDRLLDLPRGSAWRANVGLVTAGLAAVALLLGVAGVRGDVRGVLPPDVGLGEQPHWALDAPWPWPLCAGLLALGLGLALAGHRLLRPARQAAPSGPASDAAPASELGVKTAHGTESNGSSEPNEPNETREHRVQASVDVASETPGPRATQPRPRRSERAISAAVACGACVCAFVGRDLSWASGTRPVGYERLIHLFVYNYGRPWPEQFDYRAMLTGFAVVATLWAASMALRGLRPVAIGGLFGVALAFTIWCLDVYLIDLSPHWSQRQLMKRYYSERVGPGEPLVAWQMNWKGENLYTGNRAAVFMDLDNAKVKHWMDERRGTRAFFVLEHSRMRAFRRLMGQRAVTELTTRRDNNKFVLVSARL
- a CDS encoding MarR family transcriptional regulator, whose translation is MELDIYPDMGYAVIPVVKKTTHATLYALFELARADRPAQAGVIAEAIGSTPSVVARALVELEQEGLVDATRARLTMRGLAVAAALENDAKPPRLDIPEPRGARNASARRGRSSPPIPTAERRVRARAASSCSRPPGKMTPCE
- a CDS encoding GGDEF domain-containing protein, whose amino-acid sequence is MVHAAHDATVSSDRPTALLAAQIVQAAVKPDVTAAELGSLCASDPGFVVRLLSLVNCAAYGVSRRITDAQHAVSLLGVRSLRNLALSLCVSDLTPRGSDGDALLAVCLRRAVAARLLAERMGKRPPEEYFTVGLLLECGLLVRARTDLGAAAEAARAPARARLMYERAAGAAEHPALGVQLAQSLGLAEPMVAAIAHHHDEQPPEGELALVGWLAEQVSAVFEGGDVSTGRSLAREAAAAAGLAEGVVDEVLNELPPMLSEAGREFARDVGPLVDIDTLLRDANAALVAMNQNYQQLVTKLERLVQEKQELAQELKNANERLSHMAATDPLTGLANHRAFQDALERDLARADREDTPLTLVLVDADHFKRVNDSYGHPVGDEVLKVIGGILQQAVRASDVAARVGGEEFALILPGTGSQGGRTVAERVRMAIQAANMSSPKGPFRMTASLGLATIQGRGCRALKAKLCDDADRALYASKNGGRNRVTVAR